Proteins encoded within one genomic window of Patescibacteria group bacterium:
- the amrS gene encoding AmmeMemoRadiSam system radical SAM enzyme: MHEAILYQKKKNGVVACLLCQHKCIISPGKTGICAVRENRDGVLYSLVYGKVIAGQVDPIEKKPLFHFLPGSLTYGVSTVGCNFRCQQCLNWSMSQAKGTDGNLLPEVLPEQIVDAALRDNCHSISYTYNEPTLSIEYNLELTKLAHQNGLKNVWVSNGYMSPDALKLLTPHLDAINIDLKAYSKNFYNKICKAKMRPVLENLKLIKHLGKTWLEITTLVIPGLNDSPAELKKIANFIYQKLGADTPWHLSKFSPEISWQLGDTPTTPPSTLQKAYDIGKKAGLHYVYVGNIWTDGLENTYCPDCNTVVIERHGFLTERKDRDGACPNCGEKIKLVL, from the coding sequence ATGCATGAAGCCATACTTTATCAAAAAAAGAAAAACGGAGTGGTCGCTTGCCTACTCTGCCAGCACAAATGTATCATCTCTCCTGGCAAAACCGGCATCTGCGCGGTACGAGAAAATCGCGACGGGGTTTTGTATTCCCTGGTTTATGGCAAAGTTATCGCCGGACAAGTTGACCCTATTGAGAAAAAACCTCTTTTCCATTTTCTGCCTGGTAGCCTGACTTATGGCGTATCCACAGTCGGCTGCAATTTTCGCTGCCAGCAATGCCTCAACTGGTCCATGTCACAAGCCAAAGGTACTGACGGAAATCTTCTTCCCGAGGTATTGCCAGAGCAAATCGTCGATGCGGCGCTGCGCGACAATTGCCACTCTATTTCCTATACCTACAATGAACCGACACTGTCGATCGAATACAACTTGGAGCTGACGAAACTAGCTCACCAAAATGGACTGAAAAACGTCTGGGTTTCCAACGGCTATATGTCGCCTGACGCGCTAAAGTTACTAACACCACACTTAGACGCAATCAATATAGACCTCAAAGCTTACAGCAAAAATTTTTACAATAAAATCTGCAAAGCCAAAATGCGTCCGGTGCTGGAAAATCTAAAACTGATCAAACACCTGGGCAAAACCTGGCTAGAGATCACTACTCTGGTTATCCCCGGTCTCAACGATTCGCCGGCAGAACTAAAAAAGATCGCCAATTTTATTTATCAAAAACTCGGCGCCGATACGCCTTGGCATTTATCGAAATTTTCTCCGGAAATATCTTGGCAACTAGGTGACACTCCAACCACTCCCCCGTCGACGCTACAAAAAGCCTATGACATCGGCAAAAAAGCTGGTCTACATTATGTTTATGTCGGTAATATCTGGACCGATGGACTAGAAAACACCTATTGCCCTGACTGCAACACCGTCGTTATCGAACGCCACGGTTTCCTCACTGAACGCAAAGACCGTGATGGCGCTTGCCCAAATTGCGGGGAAAAAATAAAACTTGTTTTATAA
- the amrA gene encoding AmmeMemoRadiSam system protein A, with product MHPYVKLAKETVEQNLLFGRKYPDFKEDELPPETLTQKGGVFVTLYQGDELRGCIGTILATQKNLAQEIIANSISAATADYRFSPITKKELPTIKYEVSILSKPEQIDSPAKLNPEKYGVIVESGRKKGLLLPDLEDVDTIDDQIYIAARKGGINLSKDKITLYRFTTTKYK from the coding sequence ATGCATCCCTATGTTAAATTAGCCAAAGAAACCGTGGAGCAAAATTTGTTATTCGGTCGAAAATATCCTGACTTTAAAGAAGACGAATTGCCGCCTGAAACTCTTACGCAAAAAGGCGGCGTTTTTGTTACTCTTTATCAGGGCGACGAACTACGCGGCTGCATTGGCACTATACTGGCTACGCAAAAAAATTTGGCACAAGAAATAATTGCTAATTCTATTTCGGCCGCTACCGCCGATTATCGCTTTTCCCCGATCACTAAAAAAGAACTGCCAACCATAAAATATGAAGTTAGTATTCTGAGTAAACCCGAACAGATAGATTCGCCAGCCAAACTCAACCCCGAAAAATACGGCGTAATAGTCGAATCTGGACGCAAGAAAGGGTTGCTATTACCCGATTTAGAAGATGTCGATACCATCGATGATCAGATTTATATTGCTGCACGCAAAGGCGGTATTAATCTAAGTAAAGACAAAATCACTCTTTACCGCTTTACTACCACCAAATACAAATAA
- the amrB gene encoding AmmeMemoRadiSam system protein B, whose amino-acid sequence MSLVFAGISPHPPILIPNIGKEYLQKIDNTVKALTQMEQDLYASKPDVIVIISPHGVVLLDAFLINLCDKYEINFNDFGDLITKLELRPNLKFIEDLRTLTDKQTPLTVTSEPKLDHGAGVPLYYLTQHLKDISIVPLSYCLLDYAAHVRFGEILKDQIFETNERVAIIASGDLSHRLTKDAPAGYNPKGKEFDKKLIELLKNRDVEGILKLDPQTIEDAGECGLRSILILLGVIKNMNYQTDILSYEGPFGVGYLVANFRFK is encoded by the coding sequence ATGTCTCTAGTTTTTGCCGGCATTTCGCCGCATCCGCCAATACTTATTCCCAATATAGGCAAGGAATATTTGCAAAAAATCGACAACACGGTTAAAGCACTGACACAAATGGAACAGGATTTGTACGCCAGTAAACCTGATGTGATAGTCATTATTTCGCCTCACGGGGTAGTGCTGCTCGATGCTTTCTTGATTAATCTTTGTGATAAATACGAAATTAATTTTAACGATTTTGGCGACCTGATCACCAAGCTAGAGCTTCGTCCCAATCTAAAATTTATTGAAGACCTAAGGACGTTAACCGACAAACAAACGCCTTTAACAGTTACCTCCGAACCTAAACTGGATCACGGCGCTGGTGTACCACTATATTACTTGACCCAACATTTAAAAGATATCTCCATAGTACCGCTTAGCTATTGTTTGCTTGATTACGCCGCTCATGTCCGCTTTGGCGAAATTCTGAAAGACCAAATATTTGAAACCAACGAACGAGTAGCAATTATTGCTTCCGGCGACCTGTCCCATCGCCTAACCAAAGACGCTCCGGCGGGCTATAATCCTAAAGGAAAAGAATTTGACAAAAAACTCATCGAGCTGCTAAAAAATCGTGACGTAGAAGGTATCCTAAAACTCGATCCGCAAACGATTGAAGACGCTGGGGAATGCGGACTGCGTTCTATCTTAATCCTGCTGGGAGTAATAAAAAATATGAACTATCAAACCGACATATTAAGCTACGAAGGACCTTTCGGCGTCGGTTATCTAGTGGCGAATTTCCGCTTCAAATAA